The Anaerolineae bacterium genome includes the window CGCAGGTCGGCGAAGAGGACGGTGATCTCCTGTCGCTCGCCGCCCAGGGTCAGGGCGCTCGCCGGCATGGCGGCCAGCTTCTGCGCGACCGAGGGGCTCAAATAGCGCTGAAGCATGGCCTGCAATTGCTCCCGCGCGCGTGCTTCCCGTTCCCGATCCTGCTGGAGCAGGGTTTCCAGCGTCTGGTCCTCGATGGCCAGCACGATCCCTCCGCCGGTGGCGCCGCGCAGGCGGGAAAGGGTGAGCTTGAAATGCACCTGCCCGCGTCCAGGCAGATGCGCCGAGAACGGCAGGGTAATCACGTCCTTCTCGCCGCGCACAATCTGCAGGAGCGCGTCGGGGATCGGCTCGATCACCAGCCAGGGGAGTGCCTCCTCCAGCGGTTTATCCAGCAAGGCCTCACGCGGTTGGCCGAGCAGTTGGGATGCGGCGCGGTTCACCATGGTGATGCGGCCGTGTGGGCCGACCGTGACGACGCCGCTGGCGATGCTGGCGAAGACGTTGTCCATCAGGCTCTTCAGCCGGCTGGTCTCCGCCAGGTTGCTCTGCAGGCGGTTGAACAGGCGCGCGTTCTCGATGGCCACGGCCGCCAGGTTGGCGAAAGAGGTCAGGAAGTCCAGGTCCTCGTTGGAGAAGGCGCCGGCTTTCAGGCGGTTGTCAATGTAGATGGCGCCGGTCACCTGTCCCTTCAGCTTGAGGGGCACACACAGGATGGAGCGCAGATGATAATCGAGGATGCTCTGGTAGGCCTGGAAGCGCTCGTCCTCCTCGGCGTTCAGCGTCAGCACTGGCTCACCGGTGCGCGCCACGCGATTGACCACACTGCGGCTGATCTCGAACTCCGGGCCGGCGATGTTCTGGCGGTCCAGGTTGCGGGCAACAGGGAAATTCAACTGGCCGGTCTCCGGATTGACCAGCATCAGGAATCCCCGCTCTGCCTCCAGCGCCTCAATGACGATGTCCATGATCAGCTCGAGCAGTTGATCCAGATGCAGGGTGGAGTTCAGCAGTTCGCTGACGTGCATCAG containing:
- a CDS encoding GAF domain-containing protein; the encoded protein is MSRELFPAPSDAQPEKTKSRGHFRALMHVSELLNSTLHLDQLLELIMDIVIEALEAERGFLMLVNPETGQLNFPVARNLDRQNIAGPEFEISRSVVNRVARTGEPVLTLNAEEDERFQAYQSILDYHLRSILCVPLKLKGQVTGAIYIDNRLKAGAFSNEDLDFLTSFANLAAVAIENARLFNRLQSNLAETSRLKSLMDNVFASIASGVVTVGPHGRITMVNRAASQLLGQPREALLDKPLEEALPWLVIEPIPDALLQIVRGEKDVITLPFSAHLPGRGQVHFKLTLSRLRGATGGGIVLAIEDQTLETLLQQDREREARAREQLQAMLQRYLSPSVAQKLAAMPASALTLGGERQEITVLFADLRGFSTLVEQTPPEEMVHVLNRYLGLAVDAIFAEEGTLDKFLGDAILAFFNAPVRQPDHLIRALRAALAIQEKVRRSWDTFPEPFRLQFGIGISAGEAIVGHIGTEDRMDFTAVGDCVNVAERLQEVAEPGQILVSHAVYEQVKDVVDVRSVQSVTLRGRQTRILAYELLGLRRPK